In Haloterrigena turkmenica DSM 5511, a single genomic region encodes these proteins:
- a CDS encoding 3-hydroxyacyl-CoA dehydrogenase family protein yields the protein MDHKAAAVVGGGIMGAGIAQVLARNGYEVRVREIDEELATEARERVVSGNYGLEDAVEGGYLSEDEMESVLERLTFTTDLDEATVGTEFVIEAVTEDLAIKGQVFRDLDEVTDDQPLYSNTSGFSVTSIANAVSAPSRVAVTHFFNPVPIMSMVEIVQAPETDEAVVERAEELVDELGKTSVTIDDDPGSYGFIANRCHAAMREEAQKIVDEGIATEEQVDKALEEGYNLPVGPFSLRGIGEEWD from the coding sequence ATGGATCACAAAGCGGCGGCCGTCGTCGGCGGCGGTATCATGGGCGCCGGCATCGCACAGGTACTGGCCCGCAACGGCTACGAGGTCCGCGTTCGCGAGATCGACGAGGAACTGGCTACGGAGGCCCGCGAACGCGTCGTGTCGGGCAACTACGGCCTCGAGGATGCCGTCGAGGGCGGCTATCTCTCCGAGGACGAGATGGAGTCGGTCTTAGAGCGGCTGACGTTCACGACGGACCTCGACGAGGCGACTGTCGGCACCGAGTTCGTCATCGAGGCCGTCACCGAGGACCTCGCGATCAAGGGTCAGGTCTTCCGCGACCTGGATGAGGTCACCGACGACCAGCCGCTGTACTCGAACACGAGCGGGTTCTCGGTGACGTCGATCGCCAACGCCGTTTCGGCCCCCTCCCGCGTCGCCGTCACGCACTTCTTCAACCCGGTACCGATCATGTCGATGGTCGAGATCGTTCAGGCCCCCGAGACCGACGAGGCGGTCGTCGAGCGGGCGGAGGAGCTCGTCGACGAACTCGGCAAGACCAGCGTCACCATCGACGACGACCCCGGCTCCTACGGCTTCATCGCCAACCGCTGTCACGCCGCGATGCGCGAGGAGGCCCAGAAGATCGTCGACGAGGGCATCGCGACCGAAGAGCAGGTCGACAAAGCGCTCGAGGAGGGATACAACCTCCCCGTCGGACCGTTCTCGCTGCGCGGTATCGGTGAGGAGTGGGACTGA
- a CDS encoding class I adenylate-forming enzyme family protein, whose amino-acid sequence MDRELVPAESLLSPPYDGNVANLLERTLTEYPDETAIEHDGEAVTYRELDATIDRYERGLRAAGLETGDRACVYVPNGIDFCAVIWACCRAGIIASPLNPAYRRREIEYQVDHAAAAAIVVAGDPVDHVVDAVADLEAEILTTALAGDVDGECDSLADLGDEPVGIVAGDDSGATTSDGDGGAATTADSRSVEIVDRSDDDVLLQPYTSGTTGDPKGVLLTHRNFRVQIATSVSGYSASPVQGDALIILPMYHITGLLQMMAALCAGRTLHLVRPDRWDPERVLELLDEYDVPSFVGVATMFNDLLKAYDPEAYDLESLQKAGQGGDKLPEPVQREFEETFDAPLLEGYGLTETTATTHTLRRSTLGIRAGSIGQPLGHTRSKIVDENGEEVDVGEEGEILVDGPQVMNGYYKNPEANEEVFTEDGFFRTGDIGSRDEDNYYYVKGREKEMILTAGYNVYPREIEETLYDHPGVLEAAVFGVPDDRRGETVAAAVVTGDGADLDEDEIEEYVLGELAPYKHPRYVEIREELPKTGSGKVRKTVLREEFREAYVSG is encoded by the coding sequence ATGGACCGCGAGCTCGTCCCGGCGGAGTCGCTGCTGTCGCCGCCGTACGACGGCAACGTCGCCAATCTCCTCGAGCGGACGCTCACGGAGTACCCCGACGAGACGGCGATCGAACACGACGGCGAGGCTGTCACCTACCGCGAACTGGACGCGACGATCGACCGCTACGAGCGCGGGCTCCGCGCCGCCGGCCTCGAGACCGGCGACCGGGCCTGCGTCTACGTGCCCAACGGCATCGACTTCTGTGCGGTGATCTGGGCCTGCTGTCGGGCCGGGATCATCGCCAGCCCGCTGAACCCGGCCTATCGGCGCCGCGAGATCGAGTATCAGGTCGACCACGCCGCCGCGGCGGCGATCGTCGTCGCCGGGGACCCCGTCGACCACGTCGTCGACGCCGTCGCCGACCTCGAGGCCGAGATCCTCACGACTGCGCTGGCCGGCGACGTCGACGGCGAGTGCGACTCGCTCGCTGACCTCGGCGACGAACCCGTGGGCATCGTCGCCGGGGACGACAGTGGGGCAACGACCAGCGACGGCGACGGCGGTGCCGCGACGACCGCCGACAGTCGTTCGGTCGAGATCGTCGATCGGTCGGACGACGACGTGCTGCTCCAGCCGTACACCTCGGGGACGACCGGCGACCCGAAGGGCGTCCTACTGACCCATCGGAACTTCCGCGTCCAGATCGCCACCAGCGTCTCGGGGTACAGCGCCAGCCCCGTTCAGGGCGACGCACTGATCATCCTCCCGATGTACCACATCACGGGGCTGCTCCAGATGATGGCCGCGCTGTGTGCCGGCCGGACGCTCCACCTCGTGCGGCCCGACCGGTGGGACCCCGAGCGCGTCCTCGAGTTGCTCGACGAATACGACGTCCCGTCGTTCGTCGGGGTCGCGACGATGTTCAACGACCTGCTCAAGGCATACGATCCCGAGGCGTACGACCTCGAGTCGCTCCAGAAAGCGGGACAGGGCGGTGATAAACTCCCCGAGCCCGTGCAACGGGAGTTCGAGGAGACGTTCGACGCGCCGCTCTTGGAGGGGTACGGCCTCACGGAGACGACCGCGACGACGCACACGCTCCGCCGGTCGACGCTCGGGATCCGCGCCGGCAGCATCGGGCAACCGCTCGGCCACACGCGCTCGAAGATCGTCGACGAGAACGGCGAGGAGGTCGACGTCGGTGAAGAGGGCGAGATCCTCGTCGATGGCCCACAGGTGATGAACGGTTACTATAAGAACCCCGAGGCGAACGAGGAGGTCTTTACGGAAGATGGCTTCTTCCGGACCGGCGACATCGGCTCCCGCGACGAGGACAACTACTACTACGTCAAGGGCCGCGAGAAGGAGATGATCCTGACGGCGGGATACAACGTCTATCCCCGAGAGATCGAGGAAACGCTGTACGATCACCCGGGCGTGCTCGAGGCGGCGGTCTTCGGCGTTCCCGACGACCGACGGGGCGAGACGGTCGCGGCCGCCGTCGTCACGGGCGACGGCGCGGACCTCGACGAGGACGAGATCGAGGAGTACGTCCTCGGGGAACTCGCGCCGTACAAACACCCGCGGTACGTCGAGATCCGCGAGGAACTCCCCAAGACGGGCAGCGGCAAGGTGCGGAAGACCGTCCTCCGCGAGGAGTTCCGGGAGGCATACGTGAGCGGATGA
- a CDS encoding MFS transporter produces MTDDATPDDTYSTGEIRTVALAVIAGIFFGGVATGVAFPTLPLLDERLVISTVMLSVILSANRIARLFMNTPAGTVIDRVGARTPMILGLFTQALAPFGYIAGLRTPPIILGTIPGFGEVSLPGVVFVLARTFWGLGSAFVFIGAFATITYVTTSENRGRWVGYMRGGQSLGFPTGLILGGLLTDVASMEIAFFTAGILALIAGTVATFVLPDVHAGADTRSAKLGEVPALLRGQPTVLLIGFGNFTVRFLWGGIILSTLARFADFHGLELAVLEAAGISGVVMGVGVLTMGGTTVGTGWISDMVSDRTLLTVPAFLSMGAGFLLIAYVPTIESLFGALVLIGAGMGAAAPAMLAILGDLTPGDELGRMGGVYQVLGDVGLSLGPLIALPAVDSWFGYQLTYVLCAVLVCSCLLIVSLPLLRNPDVTTSTAKAD; encoded by the coding sequence ATGACCGACGACGCGACGCCGGACGACACGTACTCGACCGGCGAGATCAGGACCGTCGCCCTCGCGGTCATCGCCGGGATCTTCTTCGGCGGCGTGGCCACCGGCGTTGCCTTCCCGACGCTGCCGCTGCTCGACGAGCGGCTCGTGATCAGCACGGTGATGCTGAGCGTGATCCTCTCGGCCAACCGCATCGCGCGGCTATTCATGAACACGCCGGCCGGGACGGTCATCGACCGCGTCGGCGCGCGAACGCCGATGATCCTCGGGCTCTTCACGCAGGCGCTCGCGCCGTTCGGCTACATCGCAGGCCTCCGGACGCCGCCGATCATCCTTGGGACGATTCCCGGGTTCGGCGAGGTGTCGCTCCCGGGCGTCGTCTTCGTCCTCGCGCGGACGTTCTGGGGGCTGGGAAGCGCGTTCGTGTTCATCGGTGCGTTCGCGACGATCACGTACGTGACGACCTCGGAGAACCGCGGCCGCTGGGTCGGCTACATGCGCGGCGGCCAGTCGCTGGGGTTCCCGACCGGTCTCATCCTCGGCGGCCTGCTGACCGACGTCGCCTCGATGGAGATCGCCTTCTTCACGGCCGGGATCCTCGCCCTGATCGCCGGCACGGTCGCGACGTTCGTCCTCCCTGACGTCCACGCCGGTGCCGACACGAGATCGGCGAAGCTCGGCGAGGTGCCGGCCCTGCTGCGCGGACAGCCGACCGTGTTGCTGATCGGGTTCGGAAACTTCACCGTCCGCTTCCTCTGGGGCGGGATCATCCTCTCGACGCTCGCCCGCTTCGCGGACTTCCACGGCCTCGAGCTCGCCGTCCTCGAGGCCGCGGGCATCAGCGGCGTCGTGATGGGCGTCGGCGTGCTCACGATGGGCGGGACGACGGTCGGGACCGGCTGGATCTCCGATATGGTCAGCGACCGGACGCTGCTGACGGTGCCCGCGTTCCTGTCGATGGGGGCGGGTTTCCTCCTGATCGCGTACGTGCCGACGATCGAGTCGCTGTTCGGCGCGCTGGTGTTGATCGGCGCCGGCATGGGCGCGGCCGCCCCCGCGATGCTCGCGATCCTGGGCGACCTCACGCCTGGCGACGAGCTCGGACGGATGGGCGGCGTCTATCAGGTGTTGGGCGACGTCGGCCTCAGTCTCGGCCCGCTGATCGCGCTCCCCGCCGTCGACAGCTGGTTCGGCTATCAGCTGACCTACGTCCTCTGTGCGGTGCTGGTCTGTAGCTGCCTGCTGATCGTCTCGCTGCCGCTCCTTCGGAACCCGGACGTCACGACGTCGACCGCGAAAGCGGACTGA
- a CDS encoding SDR family NAD(P)-dependent oxidoreductase has protein sequence MTTAQFSLEGQTAVVTGSSSGIGKAMVERFADDGANVVVTSRELENVEPVAEAINESEADGQALAVECDVTDREAVDELIARTVDVFGGLDTLVNNAGASFQAPPAEISENGWKTIVDINLHGTFHCSQAAGAYMREHDGGKIINVASVAGQRGSRQMSHYGAAKAGVINFTKSVAADWAEDDVWVNCIAPGLVATEGVKSQMGVDDDADAIDRTTADRTIGTPEEVADLAQFLASPASSYIVGETITITGTPRLE, from the coding sequence ATGACGACGGCCCAGTTCAGCCTCGAGGGACAGACGGCCGTCGTCACCGGCTCCTCGAGCGGTATCGGGAAGGCGATGGTCGAGCGGTTCGCCGACGACGGCGCGAACGTCGTCGTCACCTCGCGGGAGCTGGAGAACGTCGAACCCGTCGCCGAGGCGATCAACGAGAGCGAGGCCGACGGGCAGGCGCTGGCCGTCGAGTGCGACGTGACTGACCGCGAGGCGGTCGACGAACTGATCGCGCGGACCGTCGACGTCTTCGGCGGGCTCGATACCCTCGTCAACAACGCCGGGGCGAGCTTTCAGGCGCCGCCGGCGGAGATCAGCGAGAACGGCTGGAAGACCATCGTCGACATCAACCTCCACGGCACGTTCCACTGCTCGCAGGCGGCGGGCGCGTACATGCGTGAGCACGACGGCGGGAAGATCATCAACGTCGCGAGCGTCGCCGGACAGCGCGGCTCGCGCCAGATGAGCCACTACGGTGCCGCGAAGGCCGGTGTGATCAACTTCACCAAATCGGTCGCCGCCGACTGGGCCGAGGACGACGTCTGGGTCAACTGTATCGCGCCCGGACTCGTCGCAACGGAGGGCGTTAAGTCCCAGATGGGCGTCGACGACGACGCCGACGCCATCGACCGGACGACGGCCGACCGGACGATCGGCACCCCCGAGGAGGTTGCCGACCTCGCGCAGTTCCTCGCGAGTCCGGCCTCGTCGTACATCGTCGGCGAGACGATCACGATCACGGGGACGCCCCGACTGGAGTAG